A window of the Nycticebus coucang isolate mNycCou1 chromosome 3, mNycCou1.pri, whole genome shotgun sequence genome harbors these coding sequences:
- the LOC128582450 gene encoding proline-rich protein 23D1-like encodes MSNSQRPRSPSDRLMDHEKDKAGESSSSSTRWNPPKRQKVDLGPRTGAESVPRKQPPNPGLWESLRIPQGHQIPGRQMIVILLEPGTDLQLRLEDEVLTLGPQEALELDLIHVLILVIPEKALKSSEQLWDSTQECWLRLTGTDPTWEIDIETGSLRAQTEENVCVSQAEEEGEAPQGPQPLKAQAANLLPGIRCSSQSILYLKPRYTTAAPKGSIQMLRPTCGRRALPPEFQVDLYDLEPLPSSALRPLPPSSSPGPRLCHKVFRRPIPKAQKHLFKC; translated from the exons ATGTCCAATTCCCAGCGCCCAAGGAGCCCCAGTGATCGCCTGATGGACCATGAGAAAGACAAGGCTGGGGAGAGCAG CTCCAGCTCAACACGATGGAATCCCCCCAAACGGCAGAAGGTGGACCTGGGTCCCAGGACAG GTGCAGAGTCAGTCCCAAGGAAACAACCTCCTAACCCTGGTTTATGGGAGTCCTTGAGAATACCCCAG GGGCACCAGATCCCTGGCAGACAGATGATTGTCATCCTCTTGGAACCGGGGACAGACCTCCAGCTGCGCCTGGAAGATGAGGTCCTCACACTGGGCCCACAGGAAGCCCTGGAGCTCGATCTCATCCACGTGCTCATCCTGGTCATCCCTGAGAAGGCCCTCAAGTCCTCAGAGCAACTCTGGGACTCCACACAGGAATGCTGGCTCCGCCTCACAGGTACAGACCCCACTTGGGAGATTGACATTGAAACTGGATCTCTTAGAGCCCAGACAGAAGAGAATGTGTGTGTCTCACAGGCTGAAGAGGAGGGTGAGGCTCCCCAAGGGCCCCAGCCCCTGAAGGCACAAGCAGCAAACCTGCTTCCTGGAATCAGGTGCTCTTCCCAGAGCATCCTCTACCTCAAGCCTCGCTACACAACCGCTGCCCCCAAAGGATCCATCCAGATGCTCAGGCCAACTTGTGGGAGACGAGCTCTGCCACCAGAATTTCAGGTGGACCTGTACGACCTGGAACCCTTgcccagctctgccctcaggcCTCTGCCTCCCTCGTCCAGCCCAGGACCCAGACTTTGCCACAAGGTCTTTCGCAGGCCAATTCCCAAAGCCCAAAAACATCTCTTCAAATGCTGA